One Betta splendens chromosome 16, fBetSpl5.4, whole genome shotgun sequence genomic window carries:
- the LOC114843586 gene encoding oocyte zinc finger protein XlCOF6 gives MKKSTKNSLLNKAKREEEHHDVVNLTCENGSEFDGKEEQDGSEVYTNSHGLNIQIKEEPHLQEISEENNDRDKSRCLDAKPDAVKSRSKGQHQQGHIKDECDSDQSDRSEYEFTGAAVKEESESWIKVEKDIKEEPEDPDDIQEDNGEGDEFYKDSSSDFYPCPHCTVSFTDLDFLEKHVKWVHQKEYLANLKKCLSSRTLNLIPKYTCTVCSTTFTSKVHLRVHVRETHPSAPPRRLHPCPTCARSFQYLKNLKNHCQRWHNMSVVTRGGHLSCADCGKSFKATWGQGPHLCHEPDNTEHEDKPVCLDTGVQCPECGKKVCTPQSLEDHMRTHTGDRPFVCKDCGRRFVERSGWRQHMKIHTGEKNYKCQVCEKAFLRSHHLKCHLTTHSGKKEYSCSECGKEFGFKSSLDLHLRTHSSEKPFHCNVCGKNFNTKRNLRVHSKVHTNEKAHQCGDCGLKIGDLGTLKIHLRTHTGERPYHCTVCGSRFIRLAHLRNHQRTHTGERPYKCNECDKSFTQSGDLVKHKRIHSGEKPFECPDCHRCYTSSGDLGKHRRSHTNLRPYTCQECGKSFRLSGHLKSHMLTHTGEKPYCCPNCLRRFARSHHLSGHVAKCR, from the exons ATGAAGAAATCTACCAAGAACTCTTTGctaaacaaagcaaaaagagaggaggaacacCACGATGTGGTGAATCTGACGTGTGAAAATGGATCAGAGTTCGATGGGAAAGAAGAGCAAGACGGCAGTGAGGTTTACACTAATTCACATGGTCTTAACATCCAAATCAAAGAAGAACCACATTTGCAGGAGATCAGTGAGGAGAACAACGACAGAGACAAGTCAAGGTGTTTAGACGCTAAGCCTGACGCTGTGAAATCCAGGTCAAAAGGTCAGCATCAACAGGGACACATAAAGGACGAGTGTGATTCTGACCAGTCTGATCGGTCAGAATATGAAttcactggagctgctgtcaaGGAGGAGTCAGAGTCGTGGATTAAAGTGGAAAAGGACATTAAAGAGGAGCCAGAGGATCCAGACGACATCCAGGAGGATAATGGAGAAGGAGATGAGTTCTACAAAG ACTCATCATCTGACTTTTATCCGTGCCCTCACTGCACCGTCTCATTTACTGACTTGGACTTCTTGGAGAAGCATGTCAAGTGGGTCCATCAAAAAGAGTATCtggccaatttaaaaaaatgccttTCAAGCCGGACACTAAACCTCATCCCTAAATACACCTGCACAGTCTGCAGCACCACCTTTACCTCCAAAGTCCACCTCAGGGTCCACGTACGTGAAACCcatccttctgctcctcctcgcaGGCTCCACCCCTGCCCTACCTGTGCACGCAGCTTCCAGTACCTCAAGAATTTGAAGAATCACTGCCAGCGTTGGCACAACATGTCTGTGGTGACTAGAGGAGGGCACCTCAGCTGTGCAGACTGTGGGAAGAGCTTCAAAGCTACCTGGGGTCAGGGGCCTCATTTGTGTCATGAGCCAGACAACACGGAACATGAAGATAAACCAGTTTGTCTAGACACAGGGGTGCAGTGTCCAGAGTGTGGCAAAAAGGTGTGCACACCTCAAAGCCTGGAGGATCACATGCGCACCCACACGGGCGATCGCCCATTTGTTTGCAAAGACTGTGGCAGGAGGTTTGTGGAGCGCAGTGGGTGGCGGCAGCACATGAAGATACACACAGGGGAGAAGAACTACAAATGCCAGGTGTGTGAGAAGGCCTTCTTAAGATCACACCACCTGAAGTGCCACCTTACCACACACTCTGGCAAGAAGGAATATTCCTGCTCTGAATGTGGAAAGGAGTTTGGATTCAAGTCCAGTCTGGATCTTCACCTGAGGACGCACTCCAGTGAGAAACCCTTTCATTGCAACGTGTGCGGGAAGAACTTTAACACCAAGAGAAACCTGAGGGTACACTCCAAAGTTCACACCAATGAAAAAGCTCACCAGTGTGGAGACTGTGGGCTGAAGATCGGAGACCTTGGGACTCTGAAAATACACCTGCGGACTCACACTGGAGAAAGGCCTTACCACTGCACAGTCTGCGGCAGTAGGTTCATTCGTCTCGCACACTTGAGGAACCACCAACGCACCCACACTGGGGAGAGACCGTACAAATGCAATGAATGCGACAAGAGTTTTACTCAGTCTGGTGACCTGGTAAAGCACAAGAGGATACACTCTGGGGAAAAGCCGTTTGAATGCCCAGACTGCCACAGATGTTACACCTCCTCTGGTGATCTGGGTAAACACCGGAGAAGCCACACCAACCTGCGTCCCTACACATGTCAAGAATGTGGAAAAAGCTTCCGCTTGTCGGGGCATCTGAAAAGTCACATGTTAACTCACACAGGGGAAAAACCGTACTGCTGCCCGAACTGCCTCCGCAGGTTTGCTCGTTCACACCATCTTTCCGGGCATGTGGCTAAATGTCGCTGA